Within Legionella birminghamensis, the genomic segment CACAAATATGCCATTAGCGACAATTGCGATTAAAAAGGCCCTGCTGTATGCAGGAGCCGGATGGCTATGTCCATGGGAAGAATGATCATGGCCGTGATCATGCTGAGAATGCTCGTCCTTTGTTGTCATTTTGCTTCCTGTTGCTGATCATCATTATTTATTTCAACTTCATTTCCATAATAGCTGACGCCGATCTTAATACGCTCTCGTTCATTTTTCTTTCGCCAGGCATTAGTATCGCGTAATGAGTAAACACAACCGCAATATTCCTGTTTGTAAAAATTCTCGCGCTTGGCAATCTCATACATACGTGCCGCACCGCCATCCTTACGCCAGTTGTAGGTCCAGTAAATCATTCCGGGATAACGGCTTGCAGCCCGAGTGCCTGAACCATTAATCTGATTCATATCCTTCCATCGGGAAATTCCCAGAGAACTGCTAATCACCGGAAAATCATGCTCATGGGCATAAAGGGCTGTACGCTCAAAGCGCATATCGAAACAGGCCGTACAGCGTTTACCACGCTCCGGCTCCCATTCAAGCCCTTTGACCCGTTCAAA encodes:
- a CDS encoding epoxyqueuosine reductase QueH; translation: MLNRERLMLPNEAGKLLLHSCCAPCSGEVMEALVFSEIDFTIFFYNPNIHPIQEYEIRKQENMAFADKHKIPFIDADYDKDNWFERVKGLEWEPERGKRCTACFDMRFERTALYAHEHDFPVISSSLGISRWKDMNQINGSGTRAASRYPGMIYWTYNWRKDGGAARMYEIAKRENFYKQEYCGCVYSLRDTNAWRKKNERERIKIGVSYYGNEVEINNDDQQQEAK